GAGGTCAAATTATGCAAAGCTGAAACATAATTTAATGCAGATTAGTATCatcattttgttttattaacCTCCGAAATATCTAATTACTTAGTCCTACTATAGCAGCATGCATATCTTCTGCATTATTAACAGAAACACTATGAACTGAAAGATGAATATTTGTCATAAAAATCTTACATTTTTACGCACAAGATCATgtttttgatctttaatttgtcaTACTGATATGTTTATACTAAGTTGTCAACTTGTTACTTGTTCTTAGTTAAAGTGAAATCATTTGATAATTTCAAATTGTCATGCCTCTCTTGAATCTCTTCCATGGTGTCCATGATTGCTACTCTCCCTTGTTGCTGAATTGCTTTCTGGAAGAAAGTTTCACTCTCACCTGTTCCCACCACAcaaattatcatattttttgagttatttattgGAACATTATAAAGTATATACTCCTTATCAGGGAATATATAAATTTCCATGAAATgaaatttaaacttaaaaagaaaaattagttcAACCATCCATTTTCAGTTGTGCATACCAATTTTAACATCAGGTTTCTTAACCACTTATTTAAAAGCAATCACGGATGAGTATTCCCATTTTGTGTGGAAGTTTCTATTTTGGCAGCAGGGACCTTGAATCTTGTCAAGAACATTATTAAGCATCAAAAGCAAAACCATAGCTGCAGAAGATATCTTGTTGGGTCCATGGATAAGCTGTATGAGAATATCAAACATTCTTGCCTCCGAAGCTTCTCTGCTGTTCACCACATTCTCCAATTTGTCAATGCAAATTGATTTGTGTAGATAGACAAGTGCTCCCAATTCTTTGATCTTGTTCTCTTCATGCTTCCCAACATCATAATCACTTAAGAActgcaaattttttaatttgcttATGCCTTTTGGCATCTCATGCAAACTAGTCCCTCTGATATCAAGATGACGCAAATTTACAAGATCTTTCATGGCAACAGGAAGCATTTTCAGATTTGCACATCTAACCAGCTTCAACGTCTGCAAATTGTACAGCTTACTCAATGACTCCGGCAATGTCATAATGTAGGTCTGAGACAAATTCAAGTAACGCAAATGAATCAACTCGCCTATTGAATCAGGCAGTGACTCAAGGGGAAAGCATTTGAATGACAACGCTCTCAGGAACTTCAACTTTGACAACAAGATACAAGGTGCGTTTTCCATGTCAAATGGGATCCATGGCTCCAACTTGATTTCAAGAAATGTCCTTGCATGTTCCGCTCGGTCACAATCTCCCAAAAGTTTTGAGATTGGATAATTGCCTTTAACATTATGTGATAAATGATGAGTTTTAATATTAATCTTAGTAGCATTCTCAAGCTCTTCAGCCCTGAAATAGAATTCTCCAGCAAACATCATTGCCATATCGTGCACGAGATCATGCATAACAAATATCTTTTCATCGGTATTACGAGCTTGAAAAAATGATCTCGTAACTAATTCATCAAACATTCATCACCAACTTATTCCAGTGTCTTTTTACCTATTGGCTGTAAAAAATTTTCTGCCATCCATAACAAGACTAATTCATCTTTATCAAATTCATAATCCTTGGGATATAAGGAACAATAAACAAAGCATTTTTCTTAACGCTGGAGGCAGATAATAATAACTTATTCTTAACGCTGGAATAACATTTATCTGGTCATCAGAGAACTCCCAGATCTCGCTCAAGAACATGCTGTAGCCCATTAccaattaataaactaaaaacAAGCTGTAGTTCTACTATATATGATTATCACTGATGATACAATTATAGATTCAATGGAAAGAAATTTCTATTAGCTGGCAATCTCTCATTGTTTTAGTTTCATGAAATACTGATAAAAAGAATATGAGAAAAGTAATGTTTTTAATTAGAAGCAATTTCTTGTCCACAATtcacaacaacaaaaaagaatATCCTATATTACAAAGGCTTAATGGTGGAAAACAATTAATAACGCTCTTCGAATATATAAACGCCGAGGTAATTCACCAATATAGTAGCATATGACGCATTctaatcaaattcaaaaatccCGAAAATTCAAATACATGTCTGCAACAGAATGTACCAACATGAATCTTCCAATAGAACCATGACCATGAAATTTCTAGAAAGCAGAAACGAAACCAAAAGTTTCAATGTTCAAAAGGGTGGAttccaaaaagaaataaagaagctAAGGTGTTAAATAGTGACTTGCTCAATTGTGTCCATGATTGTGGCTCTCCCTTGTTGCTGGATTGCTTTCTGCATGAAAGTTTCTGTCTCACTTGTTACACCACATATAAGTCATCATATTTCTTGAGTAATCAATGTTATTTGAACATTATAAAGTATGTAAAAAATCTTACTGTTCCTGTCTTATTTCTGCAATGATTGAATATTGTTCATGCAGCGAGAAAGAAAATCTGTATGAGAAGGTATAAGTGTTAAGTAAGGAATGGTATAACACATTAATaagaatgattgaatgaagaataAGAATATTGTAGACagaatgaagaatgaaaactcGTGACTCACTTTATATGCTGAGTATAAATCATGATGAAAACTATAAATATATTTCCGGAATAAGAATAACGTTGTGTGtgtatgagagagagagagagagataaacAGTTACCTGTTGAAGTTGTTGGATTACCAAATCCATCTGCTATCAACTTTAATGGCGCGGATGTGCGAGATTTTGGGCCAAACCTGTGGATCCTTCTTCTGACATCGATTGCCCAGCAAAGGGCTTTTATAGACGCTTAGTTTTATTAGAGAGGCAGGCAGCTTTTCACCCTCCATATTCTCCAACTTGGGACATTCATCAATAGTTAAACGTTGGAGGGAGGTGAGGTGGGTAAGTCCCTTGCATTCCAACGTCTCCACACTTTTCATGCTTGTCAGTGTGAGAGACTCAAGGGAGGCAGGCAACCAACCTTCCTTTGGGATGCACTTCACACTCTCATCATGTTCACCAGAAATCCAAAGATATGTAAGCCCATGAAATTGCGAATTCATGAATGGTGCAGAGCTCACCAGTTTCTGGCAGTAGCTGATGGCAAGAGATCTCAAGCTACGGTGTGTATCTCCTGTAGCAGACAAATCCATCTCTGTGCAACCCAATATTCCGAGTTCATCTAGCTGAGGTGTTGCCATCCATATCGTCCATATGGATTTCAAACTCCTACAATTCTTGATCCATAAAGAACGGAGACTTGAAAGTGAGCGTGACACCACAATAGACTCCATCTCTTTACACTTCCTGATGTTGAGACGCACGAGATTCGGAAAGGCATCCCAAGAGAAGGATGTAGCTGAATCATAGTAGTAAATTATACTCAGTGACTGCAGGGACTTGTGATGCCCATCCATTTCGAGTTCTAATTTTGCGCAACCCGATATTGTCAACTCTTGTAGTGATGCAGGAATACTACTCACTGGAAATGATATGTGGAAGGAGCAATCTGAGATGCATAAAGACGTGAGGCAAGTCAGTTGCATATTCCGAAAGGCCTTAACCACTGGCTCCACTTGATCAATTCCATGAATTGATAGTTTACGCAGTAAAGGAGGTAGCTCGCTAATACTCACTTCTCCGCCACCAACTATGTTTAAAGAGGCCATTGCAGGAGCTATTGGAAGACAACAGCGAAGATCCTTGGAATTGTCAATAGTAAGTGATTGCAAAGATGGTAGATGATAGGGCAAATCTCCTGTCAACATGGGACAGTCACTTAAGGTAAGCTCCGCAAGTCGAGGGAATGCATTGAACTCCATTGAATCCCACTTCACCCAGTCACTAATTGAGCAAAATGTAAGAGTTTCAAGCACTGGAAAGGGTGTCTCCAAACAAGATCCACCCTTGTAAAACTCAGCACCCACAGTTTTCAGActtttaaaatctgaaattgTAAGGTGCTTTAAAGAGGGCAATTGTCCAAATGAAGGAAGCACAGAACATTTATTGCAATGTTGCAGGGTTAGTGTGGTGATGTTGTGGTAGGAAGAATTTTCCAACCAATCTGGAAATGTTGTGCCTCTGTAGCCACTGATCTCTACTTCTTTCAAATTACTGTGAGGTTGTAACTTGTCAAGTATATCTCTTTCAATTTGGGAATCAGCTGCATCCTTCTTTTTGACAGCAAAAGCAAAAACTTCTTCCATACTTTTATGTGACCACCAACTCAACTTCAAAGAGTCAATGCCATCCTTATCGAACATTCTTGCCTCCCAAGCTTCACTGCTGTCGACCACATTCTCCAATTTGTCAATGGAAATTGATTCGCGCAGATTTGCAAGTGCTCCCAGTTCTTTGATCTTGTTCTCTTCATGCTTCCCAATGACAAAGTCGCTTAGAAACTGCAAACTTTTCAATTTGCTCATGCCTTTCGGCATCTTGCGCAAACAAGTTGCTCTAATATCAAGATGCCTTAAATTTACAAGATTTTGCATGCCATCCGGAagcattttcaatttttcacaTCCAATCAGCTTCAAGGTCTGCAAATTGTAAAGATTACCCAAAGACTCGGGCAATGTCACAATGTAGGTTCCAGAGAGATCCAAGTAACGCAAATGAATCAACTCACCTATTGAATCAGGCACTGACTCAAGAGGAAAGCATTTGAACGACAAAGCTCTAAGGCGCTTCAATTTTGACAACAAGATACAAGGTGTGTTTTCCATGTCAAATGGGATATTTGGTGACAAATTGATTTCAAGAAATGTTCTTGTATGTTCTACTCTATCACAAACTCCTACAAGTTTTGAGATTGGATAATTGCCTTTAGCATTATGTGATAAATGACGAGCTTTAATATCAATCTCAACAGCATTTTCATGCTCTTCTGCTCTAAAACAGAATTCTCCAGCATAGATCATTGCCAAATCATGCACAAGATCATGCATCACAAATGTCTTTTCATTAGTACTATGAGGTTGGAAAAATGACCTCACaaataattcatcaaaatattCGTCACCAACTTCTTCTAGACTCTTTTCTCCTATTGGTTGTAAGAGATTCTCCGCCATCCATAACAAGATCAATTCATCTTTATCAAATTCATAACTCTTGGGATATATGGAACAATAAACAAAACACTTTTTTAGACAAGAAGGAAGATAATAATAACTAACTCTCAAGGCTGGAACAATTTTTATCTTGTCATTGGAGGATTTCCAGATCTCGTTCTTCAATATATGATTCCAAGACTTGACTTCATAATTTCCACGCAATAAGCCTCCGAGTGCTTGAGCTGCCAAGGGCAATCCATCACACTTCTTTACAATATCTTTGCCGACTTTTTGCAGAGTTGGATTCTTCATAGAGTCAGCAGAAAGACGTGCGTGTTTTGAAAATACTAACCAGCAATCTTCATTAGACAACAAACTCAGTTGGTAATGTAGATCGGTAGTTGCAACCACAGAAGCAACCTTTTCACTACGGGTTGTCAAAAGAATTTTACTTCCATGATTACCGTAGCGAAAAGGTTTTAGAAGATCCTCCCAAATGTCTTGTTGATCATGCCAGACATCATCTAAAACAACTAAGAATGTTTTTCCTATCAACTTTTGTTTCAGATGAGTTTGAAGTGAATCAAAATCATCCCTCTTATAAGAACTACAAGTTATTTTCTCTAGTATAGTTCTTGTAAGGCtaataggattaaaattttCAGCAACACACACCCATgctctagtgtcaaattttccCACTACTTCAGCATCACTGTAAACCAGTTGAGCCAGAGCAGTTTTTCCTATTCCACCCATACCCCAAATTGGGATCAGAGTAAGAGGTGATTCAGAATCATCTAGCAACAATTTGattatctctctcttctctttgtcCCGACCGAATATGTCAGAACTTACAACGAGAGATGTGGATGGAATTCTCCATGATGTGTCCAACTTGGCACTCTTTTCTAGACCCAGTTTAGCTTTTCTTTTTACAAGAGACTCTAGTTTGCCAACTATTTTTTCGATGACGTTGACACCACTATCATCAATATATGAATCAACATGACGAGACCAGGAAGAAGAGTTACCTGGATCACCTTGAGTGGCCGCGATGGCGGCCTTAGTGGAGAGTTCATCGAGCAAGTCATCAGCAAAATAGAGAGCATCTTGGAGATCAACAAGCCACTTCTTGACTCTCTTGTCAGTGAACTGCTTCTGCTCAGCATCATCAAGAACAGGTCCAGCATCATAAAGACTATTCTGCAACCTTTCAAGCAATTCCAGGACAGAGTCGAGGACAGAGTCATCTTCAAGTATTGAAGACAACTTGTCTAAAATAGCATCAACAAAAGAAGTGAGATAAGCTCCACCATCAAGTTTTGCAGCCATGATTGAATCTCAACTGCAGCAGCAGATCAGATTGGATCAGAACGAAgaaagaaaggtgatggatgaGAGAAGGGTTTGCAGTTTGCAATGTAGTCTCTGGATTTTCTCAAACAGAAGCTAAGGGAAGTGTTTGCTTTTATGTGCTGTGAGTGAAGTTGACTTCATGAGCTCATGATCTTAGTTTCATTAATAATGCATGTTTTTGTGATCTGCTTCCTTTGTTTAAGATCTGATATAACTTATAACAAGAGCTGTCAAATGGGGAAAGAATAAAGATACACAATTGGTCACATGCTTAGGAAAGTCTATGTAACTAACTCTTCATCAAATCATGATACTTAATGCtgccttctctttttttattggatTGAGCTGGAAACTTTCAAGTTTATTGATTCTCAaggattttattgtttattttattgtttgtatttaactgttccctgataattattgagtAGATAAGCTTTGTTGTTGAATTATTTGAGTAGTTGAAGAACATGCTGTAGCCCATTACCAATTAGTAAACTAAAAACAAGCTGTAGTTCTACTATATCATTAATCACTGatgatataattatattgtCACTGCAAAGAAATTTCTATTAGCTGGCAATCTCTCATTGTTTTTATGTTTGAATAGATTATTTCTACCGTCAATTATTATGTCCTGTATTAGTTATTGgtattttctagagtttttttcactttttagagaattaaaaaatatcttttgattcttcaaagcaaattgaatctattcttaatatataaaagtagataTATAAGCATGCACCACATTACTTCTAAGTTATTCCTCTTATTCTACTAACGCCATGTCAGCAATATTGCTTACATGGCAAAATTTTAgaaacaaccaatcaaatctTGCCAAATTTCAACCACTCAAATCTTGCCAAATCAActtctattttcaaattaaaaaaaaaactaaaaaacagaataaaaaacaacaaaaacacaaattaacatTTACCCCAAAAAAACCTCTGAAAACCAAAGAGTTCATTACTTTTCTCGTGCTTCTCGCCTGAAAACTCCTTACTCTTCTCATGCTTCTCGAAACCCTCTTCTTCTTGGCACTCTCTGTACCAGTATCCTATTTCCTCCATGCTCTTCCGGTATGAGCCATTGTGTTTTCCTCGAATCAAATTTTACTCTTCTCATGCTTCTCGAAACCCTCTTCTTCTTGGCACCTCTCCGCATTGCATCAATTGCAGAAACCAGGCCAACTAAGAAAATTcgtctaacaaagaaaattcgTACCAAGTATTTTCCTAAGGATTACAACATTGAGGTAATTttatataagaaattaaaagtaGATATACTTAatctatcttttatcttttttattcataaactTATTCTTTACCAGTCGTTTATGTTTGCAGTACTTGATTCCATATCAATGGCATTTCAACAAACTCATGAGAATATATCTTCTATAAAGTAAGTCATCTCTTACACATTGTGAGTCGATGAGTAATTTCATATCAAACTCCTTTGAAAAAACTTGCGATAATATATTTCTTCATAAGTAATAAATTTCTTACGTCTAGAgtaatatttatatttctttcttctaaaatttttcatacataatttttgtgaaaatgatTGTATCTACAGGTATAACACGCTTCGGAATAAGGTCGACCTCTACAATGCTCTAACTGGTCCAAAAATTAAATCTCAATACTTCTTTTTAGACATTACACATATAACCATGGGTTGAATTTAAGGATATTTTTTCCTTAGTTTTGTatacttctaaatttatttatatattatgccacagttttttattttttttcttttacaaaattcttaatcatatcatttataaatcataatttaaaccACTTAAAATTGGTCTATGAAATTTATGTAATATTCTTAATCACATATAACAATTTAAATAGGTTAAAGTTACATTTTAAAgcttataataatttattagttagtaaataaatttatatcattattattgCATATTACTTCActaaaacatatatatttaaatgtGACAATATTATATTAGGTGGAATGCTTGGTCATCTTTAGCATTAAGACATCGGCATTCAATTTGATCTACCAAGAATCgataacatttaataatatgatATTATCTAATTCAACTTgctaatttatgtattttattaggAATAATTGGTATTATTCATGATTACagataaaaatactattattaattaataaattgctTTAAAAGTGGGATAAGAAAAAATGGGCAGAAAGAAGATGTACTGGCTTCTATTTTAACTGCAAAATTTTATGAAATcatttaattaagtaattagaatattaattttgaattacTGCTAATAAACTTTTTACCATTTTCGGTACGTtagtatatattaattgttCAAAGAGAAACGTTAaggactaatattttttattaatattagtctaaaaatttttaattaagtccatataatatacaaatattttttaatcaagtctttttaaattaaaatttttgaaattaaatttgtaaCATATAAAGACATTGAAATCATAttcctatatttattatatcttaccgttataaataatacaataaatttattatactaataattaatttNNNNNNNNNNNNNNNNNNNNNNNNNNNNNNNNNNNNNNNNNNNNNNNNNNNNNNNNNNNNNNNNNNNNNNNNNNNNNNNNNNNNNNNNNNNNNNNNNNNNNNNNNNNNNNNNNNNNNNNNNNNNNNNNNNNNNNNNNNNNNNNNNNNNNNNNNNNNNNNNNNNNNNNNNNNNNNNNNNNNNNNNNNNNNNNNNNNNNNNNNNNNNNNNNNNNNNNNNNNNNNNNNNNNNNNNNNNNNNNNNNNNNNNNNNNNNNNNNNNNNNNNNNNNNNNNNNNNNNNNNNNNNNNNNNNNNNNNNNNNNNNNNNNNNNNNNNNNNNNNNNNNNNNNNNNNNNNNNNNNNNNNNNNNNNNNNNNNNNNNNNNNNNNNNNNNNNNNNNNNNNNNNNNNNNNNNNNNNNNNNNNNNNNNNNNNNNNNNNNNNNNNNNNNNNNNNNNNNNNNNNNNNNNNNNNNNNNNNNNNNNNNNNNNNNNNNNNNNNNNNNNNNNNNNNNNNNNNNNNNNNNNNNNNNNNNNNNNNNNNNNNNNNNNNNNNNNNNNNNNNNNNNNNNNNNNNNNNNNNNNNNNNNNNNNNNNNNNNNNNNNNNNNNNNNNNNNNNNNNNNNNNNNNNNNNNNNNNNNNNNNNNNNNNNNNNNNNNNNNNNNNNNNNNNNNNNNNNNNNNNNNNNNNNNNNNNNNNNNNNNNNNNNNNNNNNNNNNNNNNNNNNNNNNNNNNNNNNNNNNNNNNNNNNNNNNNNNNNNNNNNNNNNNNNNNNNNNNNNNNNNNNNNNNNNNNNNNNNNNNNNNNNNNNNNNNNNNNNNNNNNNNNNNNNNNNNNNNNNNNNNNNNNNNNNNNNNNNNNNNNNNNNNNNNNNNNNNNNNNNNNNNNNNNNNNNNNNNNNNNNNNNNNNNNNNNNNNNNNNNNNNNNNNNNNNNNNNNNNNNNNNNNNNNNNNNNNNNNNNNNNNNNNNNNNNNNNNNNNNNNNNNNNNNNNNNNNNNNNNNNNNNNNNNNNNNNNNNNNNNNNNNNNNNNNNNNNNNNNNNNNNNNNNNNNNNNNNNNNNNNNNNNNNNNNNNNNNNNNNNNNNNNNNNNNNNNNNNNNNNNNNNNNNNNNNNNNNNNNNNNNNNNNNNNNNNNNNNNNNNNNNNNNNNNNNNNNNNNNNNNNNNNNGGATACAAGGAACAATAAATAAAGCACTGCTTCAAATATGaaggaagaaaataataacttaTCCTTAACGCTGGAACAGCATTGATTTTGTCATTGGAGAGTTCCCAGATTTCACTCTTCAGTAAATGATTCCAATATCTGATATCAGAATTTCCACGCAATATGCTTCCAAGGGCTTGAGCTGCCAAGGGCAATCCATCACATCTCTTTACCATATCTCTGCCGATCCTTTCCAGGGTTGGATTCTCCACAGAAACAGTTGAAAGACGTGCATGTTTTGAGAACACCAACCAACAATCTTCATTGGACAATGGAGTTAGTTCATGAGGCAAAACAGTTTGCACCACATAAGCTACCTTTTTACTTCTAGTAGTTATGAGAATTTTACTTCCCTTAACCCCTTTCTGAAAAGGTTTTAGAAGTGTATTCCAATCATCATAGTTTTCATTCCAGACATCGTCCAAGACAATAAAGAACTTTTGCCTAGACAACTTTTCCTTTAAATCAAGCTGAAGTAAATTCAAATCTGTCAGATTACAAGAACTCGAAGTTATTGCCTCGATTATAGTCTTGGTGACCTTGACAATATCAAACTCTTCTGACACACATAACCaagcttgaaatttgaaattcttcttcactttgTCATCATGGTAAACCGATTGGGCCAAAGTGGTCTTTCCTATCCCGCCCATGCCCACAATGGGAATGACAGATAAATCACCATCagcagcatcatcatcatccaacaACAGTTTCAGTATGGCCTCCTTGTCTTCTTTCCTGCCACATATCTCCGATGGTTCAAGGAGAGATGTGGATGGAATTCTCCATGACATGTCCACCTTGGCACTCTTCTCCAGACTAAGATAATGTTTGCGTCTTACAATGGACTCTAGTTTGCCAACCACTTTTTCCATGTCTCCATTATCTTCAATATACGAATCAACAAGACAAGACCAGGAAGAAGAGTTACCTGGATCCTTTTGAGTGGCAGCAATAACGGCTTTAGTCGAGAGTTCGTCGAGCAAGTCATCAGCGAAATAGAGAGCATCTTGGAGATCAACAAGCCACTTCTTCACTTTCTTGTCAGTGAACTGCTTCAGCTCAGCATCATCAAGAACAGGTGCAACATCATACAGACAATTCTGCAACCTAACAAGCAAGTTGTTCCTTTCGAGGAAAGAGTCGTCTTCTTCAAGTATTGAAGTCGTGTTGTCCAAAACAGCATCAACAAGGGGAGAGAGGTATGCTCCACCGTAGAGTTTTTCAGCCATGATTGGTGGATCTCAAGTGCAGCAGATCAGAATTcagaacaaagaaagaaaggcGATGGAAGAGGGAAGGGTTAGCAGTTTGCAAAGTACTCTCTGGGTTTCTGTAGCAGAAGCTAAGGCAAGTCCTTGGATcgtgtggtggtggtgatgagtGAAGTTGACTTGATGAACTTTATGGTCGTCTTTCACCCATtgctgtaaatttttttttttggacagcAAATATTGAGGAATCTcgaatttaagaataaaaaaatttggttccaatacATCATGCATAGTGGATATTGCAGCAACCACATCAATTTGTTCAAGAAATTAGTAATTTCTGGCCATTTCAGAGATTATCATTTTATCATATGTGTGTAATTGAATCGGGTTATCATGTGTGTAATTGAATCGGATTATGCTAAGTGTATaccaaaatcagccactaaagTTGGCAActaatataaatacacattgaaaataaattaaaccacacatgtatttatacataaacaCATTAATAGCTGATTTTGGTATTTAAATAGcgtttttcttttgaaaaataataacaacaacaacaactaggACTGGCAATTTATACCTTATTCAGATATACTCGTTCAAATAGGATTATTTATCTGATCTGTTGCGAATAAAATAGGATGTTGTATGAATTTGTCTGCGGATAAAATAGAGTACGAGTTCAAAATATACTCTACTCTATCCTACTCTACCCATTGCCAGCctaacaaaaatcgcaactatTTTATTCTCTCTCGGTCTCTCTCATATATTGGTCTAATTTCATCTCTCtcacaattttataaaaatattttaaaatagttattaaccAAACCTGATttccttaaattttttataaatttttttaatcaattaatctatttaattatttatctatctatctatttttattatataaaaattaatacaaatctATTATAGAATAAACTTATGCTatattgatttttataattatgcTTCATCATGTAATTTTACAATTTTACAATTTTACAatctaaaagataataaatcTTTACATAGTAATGATTCAAAACTTTAATCCTCTTAataatcaatcaaatttaatatgtattattactcaattgaattaaaaaatagcgattaaatataattaatatttattcaaaaatattacatattcAAGTAATTTTTTATCCAAATTTATTTGAATAGGCCTTACATCAACAAAAACTACAAACATTAAAAGAGTGTGATTACCGATGACACGCGAtggtgcttcttcttctttttcttttctcatgcccgttttttcttctttttcccacCTTGGATGCGGAGAATAattcatatttatattaaaattataataataacaaatttaagtTACAAATATTTAAAGTGTATATTATTATCCTATTTTTTAATCTCTCAAATGAAAtgtctaaatatttttaaacacaTTTAACATTGACAAACAACATTTCCTTACTAAATATACATTTCAATAtatcatgattaataaaatttatttataattttacactatattttttgtatttttatttttaattatttttttattatataaaaatactagaaaGCACATGTCAATATTTATGGAAGAGACTAATTATTGTTATacatttttctttactttttttgaataagtatattaaattatatacaaattataaatatgtcACGACCTAAAATGAGACATGACCGCCGCTCAGGAAAATAATTCTATAGCAAGCCTAACATACTCAAATATAAGTTAAATAAGAaagttacaaatattttacaagatctaaaataaatagttatacatttttaacaaaaaaataaaataattacgaATGATTGGATCCTGCTTGTGACATATAGAGTATATACATCTAAAAACTTGACAAAGAATATGTACTCATTGCAGATCGTTACTCTTGAATAGAAAATCTCATATAGTCAAGTACATGTTcctgaaaattatttttagaaaaatgggGTGAGTTTGGAAACTCAGTGACTAAACAATACACCTATAATCAACGTGAGACTATATAAACATTATTATcaaagtaattttaattaaaaattaatagttGATAATAATAAGTACACCAATAAGGaagttcattaaaaaatcaaatcaaaagtccACACATGGGCGATTCCACCTCTATGTGTAGCCATTTCCTCTTGTGTGTCCTAATAGAATAACAGATCTAACGCGTGGCTTTTACATTAAGCTAGCAACACCTCTGCTAGATTGAGTCTGAGTCAGATGCATATAAGTTAATGTCATAACCGCCGTTAACTACGATTTTCTAATACGAGCCTCCCAAACCACTTCAAAACATATAgttttaaatacaataaatctttaatc
This sequence is a window from Arachis duranensis cultivar V14167 chromosome 2, aradu.V14167.gnm2.J7QH, whole genome shotgun sequence. Protein-coding genes within it:
- the LOC110272417 gene encoding putative disease resistance protein At3g14460 isoform X3; the encoded protein is MAAKLDGGAYLTSFVDAILDKLSSILEDDSVLDSVLELLERLQNSLYDAGPVLDDAEQKQFTDKRVKKWLVDLQDALYFADDLLDELSTKAAIAATQGDPVVLDDVWHDQQDIWEDLLKPFRYGNHGSKILLTTRSEKVASVVATTDLHYQLSLLSNEDCWLVFSKHARLSADSMKNPTLQKVGKDIVKKCDGLPLAAQALGGLLRGNYEVKSWNHILKNEIWKSSNDKIKIVPALRVSYYYLPSCLKKCFVYCSIYPKSYEFDKDELILLWMAENLLQPIGEKSLEEVGDEYFDELFVRSFFQPHSTNEKTFVMHDLVHDLAMIYAGEFCFRAEEHENAVEIDIKARHLSHNAKGNYPISKLVGVCDRVEHTRTFLEINLSPNIPFDMENTPCILLSKLKRLRALSFKCFPLESVPDSIGELIHLRYLDLSGTYIVTLPESLGNLYNLQTLKLIGCEKLKMLPDGMQNLVNLRHLDIRATCLRKMPKGMSKLKSLQFLSDFVIGKHEENKIKELGALANLRESISIDKLENVVDSSEAWEARMFDKDGIDSLKLSWWSHKSMEEVFAFAVKKKDAADSQIERDILDKLQPHSNLKEVEISGYRGTTFPDWLENSSYHNITTLTLQHCNKCSVLPSFGQLPSLKHLTISDFKSLKTVGAEFYKGGSCLETPFPVLETLTFCSISDWVKWDSMEFNAFPRLAELTLSDCPMLTGDLPYHLPSLQSLTIDNSKDLRCCLPIAPAMASLNIVGGGEVSISELPPLLRKLSIHGIDQVEPVVKAFRNMQLTCLTSLCISDCSFHISFPVSSIPASLQELTISGCAKLELEMDGHHKSLQSLSIIYYYDSATSFSWDAFPNLVRLNIRKCKEMESIVVSRSLSSLRSLWIKNCRSLKSIWTIWMATPQLDELGILGCTEMDLSATGDTHRSLRSLAISYCQKLVSSAPFMNSQFHGLTYLWISGEHDESVKCIPKEGWLPASLESLTLTSMKSVETLECKGLTHLTSLQRLTIDECPKLENMEGEKLPASLIKLSVYKSPLLGNRCQKKDPQVWPKISHIRAIKVDSRWIW